The following proteins are co-located in the Aeromicrobium phoceense genome:
- a CDS encoding AMP-binding protein, with amino-acid sequence MTSQNSNAVPPRAWGTLSLDVLDRLDAHRDRVALRRVVGGAWADVTLGQFHDEATAAAKGLLAGGVAHGDRVALLAKTRYEWTVLDYANWWIGAVTVPIYETSSAPQIAWILADSGATHVFYENDEHRARIEEARPETPELASSRPIEDVLPPLAAEGAAIDDETLEARRAAVVDDDIATLIYTSGTTGRPKGCELTHANFRAELWGANERLEVMFAPDDAATLLFLPLAHVFARIVQVGAIRFGSVLGHTADIANLVDHLGEFQPTFVLAVPRVFEKVFNSASTKAYSEGKGKIFDAAVRTAIAYSRATESGKPSLPLRAKHGVYDKLVYGKLRAALGGRAKYAISGGAPLGDRLGHFYRGVGLNVFEGYGLTETTAALTVNHPGAQRIGTVGPPLPGVEVRIGDDGELQFRGPQVFTAYWNAEAATRDVLSEDGWFSTGDLGEVTEDGFVKITGRKKELIVTAGGKNVSPAILEDRVRAHPLVSQCLVVGEGKPFVAALVTIDVEAWEGELDDPELLAEVQKAVDDANSQVSRAEAIRKFSIVEEDWTEENGYLTPSFKVKRHMVVRDLHDTIEALYVR; translated from the coding sequence GTGACTTCGCAGAATTCGAACGCCGTCCCCCCGCGCGCGTGGGGAACCCTGAGCCTTGACGTCCTCGACCGGCTCGACGCCCATCGCGACCGTGTCGCGCTGCGCCGCGTCGTCGGCGGCGCGTGGGCCGACGTCACGCTCGGGCAGTTCCACGACGAGGCGACGGCCGCCGCGAAGGGCCTGCTGGCCGGTGGAGTCGCCCACGGCGACCGCGTCGCCCTGCTGGCCAAGACCCGCTACGAGTGGACCGTCCTGGACTACGCCAACTGGTGGATCGGCGCCGTGACCGTCCCGATCTACGAGACCTCGTCGGCGCCGCAGATCGCTTGGATCCTGGCCGACTCGGGCGCCACGCACGTGTTCTACGAGAACGACGAGCACCGGGCCCGGATCGAGGAGGCCCGCCCCGAGACCCCCGAGCTGGCGTCGAGCCGTCCGATCGAGGACGTCCTCCCCCCCCTGGCCGCCGAGGGCGCCGCGATCGACGACGAGACCCTGGAGGCCCGTCGCGCGGCGGTCGTCGACGACGACATCGCCACCTTGATCTACACGTCGGGCACCACCGGTCGCCCCAAGGGCTGCGAGCTGACGCACGCGAACTTCCGCGCCGAGCTGTGGGGCGCCAACGAGCGTCTCGAGGTGATGTTCGCGCCCGACGACGCGGCCACCCTGCTGTTCCTGCCGCTCGCGCACGTGTTCGCCCGCATCGTGCAGGTGGGCGCGATCCGCTTCGGCTCCGTGCTGGGCCACACCGCCGACATCGCCAACCTCGTCGACCACCTGGGCGAGTTCCAGCCCACGTTCGTGCTGGCCGTGCCGCGCGTCTTCGAGAAGGTCTTCAACAGCGCCAGCACCAAGGCGTACTCCGAGGGCAAGGGCAAGATCTTCGACGCCGCCGTGCGCACCGCGATCGCCTACAGCCGCGCCACCGAGTCGGGCAAGCCCTCGCTGCCGCTGCGCGCGAAGCACGGCGTCTACGACAAGCTCGTCTACGGCAAGCTCCGTGCCGCTCTCGGTGGGCGCGCGAAGTACGCCATCTCCGGCGGCGCCCCGCTGGGCGACCGTCTCGGTCACTTCTACCGCGGCGTCGGCCTGAACGTCTTCGAGGGCTACGGCCTCACCGAGACCACCGCCGCCCTCACGGTGAACCACCCGGGCGCGCAGCGCATCGGCACGGTCGGTCCCCCGCTGCCCGGCGTGGAGGTCCGCATCGGCGACGACGGCGAGCTGCAGTTCCGCGGGCCGCAGGTCTTCACGGCCTACTGGAACGCCGAGGCCGCCACGCGCGACGTGCTCAGCGAGGACGGCTGGTTCTCCACCGGCGACCTCGGCGAGGTCACCGAGGACGGCTTCGTGAAGATCACGGGCCGCAAGAAGGAGCTCATCGTCACCGCGGGCGGCAAGAACGTCTCCCCCGCGATCCTCGAGGACCGCGTGCGTGCGCACCCGCTGGTCAGCCAGTGCCTCGTCGTGGGCGAGGGCAAGCCCTTCGTCGCGGCGCTCGTCACGATCGACGTCGAGGCGTGGGAGGGCGAGCTGGACGACCCCGAGCTGCTCGCCGAGGTCCAGAAGGCCGTCGACGACGCCAACTCCCAGGTCTCGCGCGCCGAGGCGATCCGCAAGTTCTCGATCGTCGAGGAGGACTGGACCGAGGAGAACGGCTACCTGACTCCCTCGTTCAAGGTGAAGCGCCACATGGTCGTGCGCGACCTGCACGACACCATCGAGGCGCTGTACGTGCGCTGA
- a CDS encoding SRPBCC family protein: MARTVSDIVIEAPAGAVMSVIAAFADYPDWATGMREVTVLDTDPQGRPLDVRFVVDSAPIRDTFTLRYDWRDELLVTWSLVPEDATMLSAMDGSYSLDAVDAGRTRVTYQLSVELKLPLLGMLKRKAEKVIVDTALKGLKRRVESQVGA, from the coding sequence ATGGCGCGCACGGTCAGCGACATCGTGATCGAGGCTCCGGCGGGGGCCGTGATGTCGGTCATCGCCGCGTTCGCCGACTACCCCGACTGGGCCACCGGCATGCGCGAGGTCACCGTCCTGGACACCGACCCACAGGGCCGCCCGCTCGACGTCCGCTTCGTCGTCGACTCCGCCCCGATCCGCGACACGTTCACGCTGCGCTACGACTGGCGCGACGAGCTGCTCGTCACCTGGAGCCTCGTGCCCGAGGACGCGACGATGCTCTCGGCGATGGACGGCTCCTACTCGCTGGACGCGGTGGACGCCGGACGCACCCGCGTGACCTACCAGCTGTCGGTCGAGCTGAAGCTCCCGTTGCTGGGGATGCTCAAGCGCAAGGCCGAGAAGGTCATCGTCGACACCGCGCTCAAGGGACTCAAGCGCCGGGTCGAGAGCCAGGTCGGTGCCTGA
- a CDS encoding ROK family glucokinase: MPERLAVGIDVGGTKIAGGVVDEDGRILARTRRATPSTDPAAVLDAITGIVEEFRDRYPVRAVGVGAAGYVDVTGSSVVFSPHLAWRNEPLRDAVVRRTRLPVLVDNDANAAGWAEWRFGAAQNLPDVVLVNLGTGIGGAMVLDGKLYRGHSGMAGEFGHQRVVDDGLPCECGNRGCWEQYASGRVLERRALAAVAEGSEIGRALVQLAGAADLVDGSTVGLLSSEGHEEAQAWVGDVGRWLGIGLANLAASLDPAIFVIGGGVSRTGEFLLRPARAAFAEHLTGRGYRSEARIVAAHLGNDAGLVGAADLARLRARRRRPASPGYSVRGPAVARSGRRRRRRPR, from the coding sequence GTGCCTGAGCGTCTCGCCGTCGGGATCGACGTCGGCGGCACCAAGATCGCCGGGGGAGTCGTCGACGAGGACGGCCGGATCCTGGCCCGCACCCGGCGCGCCACGCCCAGCACGGATCCCGCGGCGGTGCTGGACGCGATCACCGGGATCGTCGAGGAGTTCCGCGACCGGTACCCCGTGCGTGCGGTCGGCGTCGGCGCGGCCGGCTACGTCGACGTCACCGGCTCCTCCGTGGTCTTCTCGCCCCACCTGGCGTGGCGGAACGAGCCGTTGCGCGACGCGGTCGTGCGGCGCACCCGGCTGCCCGTGCTCGTGGACAACGACGCGAACGCGGCAGGCTGGGCCGAGTGGCGCTTCGGCGCCGCCCAGAACCTTCCCGACGTCGTCCTGGTGAACCTCGGGACCGGCATCGGCGGCGCCATGGTCCTCGACGGCAAGCTGTACCGCGGCCACTCGGGCATGGCGGGCGAGTTCGGCCACCAGCGCGTGGTCGACGACGGTCTGCCGTGCGAGTGCGGCAACCGGGGCTGCTGGGAGCAGTACGCGAGCGGGCGCGTCCTCGAGCGCCGCGCCCTGGCCGCCGTGGCGGAGGGCTCCGAGATCGGGCGGGCCCTCGTGCAGCTGGCGGGTGCCGCCGATCTGGTCGACGGCTCCACCGTGGGGCTCCTCTCGTCCGAGGGCCACGAGGAGGCCCAGGCGTGGGTCGGCGACGTGGGCCGCTGGCTGGGCATCGGCCTGGCGAACCTCGCGGCGTCGCTGGACCCCGCGATCTTCGTCATCGGCGGGGGAGTGAGCCGCACGGGGGAGTTCCTGCTGCGGCCCGCGCGTGCGGCGTTCGCCGAGCACCTCACCGGTCGCGGCTACCGCTCGGAGGCACGGATCGTGGCGGCGCACCTGGGCAACGACGCTGGCCTCGTGGGGGCCGCCGACCTCGCCCGGCTCAGAGCGCGGCGCCGTCGTCCGGCCAGTCCGGGTTACTCGGTCCGCGGTCCGGCAGTCGCGCGATCAGGTAGACGACGGCGACGACGACCGCGATGA
- a CDS encoding alpha/beta hydrolase — protein sequence MSDSSARGASPVRPGAEPFFAPGGRVGVLLSHGFTGSPASMVPWGRRLAETGHTVTVPRLPGHGTTWQEMNTTTWRDWYGELDTALTDLRSQCDFVAVCGLSMGGALALRLAEQRPDDVDALVLVNPAIALKRRDLKLVPLLSRVLPSMPGVGNDIKLAGQDEVAYDRMPLKAMASQLQLWRDVRENLDSVTAPLLMFRSTEDHVVDATTAGLVMKGVSSPVRELVELNDSYHVATLDHDAEFIMERSAQFLADHAPVA from the coding sequence ATGTCCGACTCCAGCGCGCGCGGCGCGTCCCCCGTCCGACCGGGCGCCGAACCGTTCTTCGCCCCCGGCGGCCGCGTCGGCGTCCTGCTGAGCCACGGCTTCACCGGGTCGCCCGCCTCGATGGTTCCCTGGGGCCGCCGACTGGCCGAGACCGGTCACACCGTCACCGTGCCCCGCCTCCCCGGTCACGGCACCACGTGGCAGGAGATGAACACCACCACGTGGCGTGACTGGTACGGCGAGCTCGACACCGCCCTCACCGACCTGCGCTCGCAGTGCGACTTCGTCGCCGTCTGCGGTCTCTCGATGGGCGGCGCGCTCGCGCTGCGACTGGCCGAGCAGCGCCCCGACGACGTCGACGCGCTCGTGCTGGTCAACCCGGCGATCGCGCTCAAGCGCCGCGACCTCAAGCTCGTGCCGCTGCTCAGCCGCGTGCTGCCGTCCATGCCGGGCGTCGGCAACGACATCAAGCTCGCCGGGCAGGACGAGGTCGCCTACGACCGCATGCCCCTCAAGGCCATGGCGTCGCAGCTGCAGCTGTGGCGCGACGTCCGCGAGAACCTCGACAGCGTCACCGCTCCCCTGCTGATGTTCCGCTCGACCGAGGACCACGTCGTCGACGCCACCACGGCCGGCCTGGTGATGAAGGGGGTCTCCTCCCCCGTCCGCGAGCTGGTCGAGCTCAACGACAGCTACCACGTCGCCACGCTGGATCACGATGCGGAGTTCATCATGGAGAGGTCGGCACAGTTCCTCGCCGACCACGCGCCCGTCGCGTGA
- a CDS encoding lysophospholipid acyltransferase family protein: protein MFYWFLKFLALGPVLKLIFRPWAEGTENVPREGAVILASNHLSYSDWLFMPLVIPRRVTFVAKAEYFEGTGLKGFLQRQFFSGSGQVPIDRSSGSAAAGAIRTQLRLLADGEVCGIYPEGTRSHDGKLYRGRTGVARLALEAKVPVIPVAVINTDVVAPPGRIFGRYARPGVRFGKPLDFSRYEGMQDDRYILRAITDEILYEIMNLSGQEYVDLYAPDAKKRDKELERQAAKERDKAEADEVWEEITE from the coding sequence GTGTTCTATTGGTTCCTGAAGTTCCTGGCGCTGGGTCCGGTGCTCAAGCTGATCTTCAGGCCGTGGGCCGAGGGCACCGAGAACGTCCCCCGCGAGGGCGCCGTGATCCTGGCCAGCAACCACCTCTCCTACAGCGACTGGCTGTTCATGCCGCTCGTCATCCCGCGGCGCGTCACGTTCGTCGCCAAGGCCGAGTACTTCGAGGGGACCGGGCTGAAGGGCTTCCTGCAGCGCCAGTTCTTCTCGGGCTCGGGGCAGGTCCCGATCGACCGCTCCAGCGGCAGTGCTGCCGCGGGCGCGATCCGCACCCAGCTGCGCCTCCTGGCCGACGGCGAGGTGTGCGGCATCTACCCCGAGGGCACCCGCTCGCACGACGGCAAGCTGTACCGCGGCCGCACGGGCGTGGCCCGCCTCGCCCTGGAGGCGAAGGTGCCGGTGATCCCCGTCGCGGTGATCAACACCGACGTCGTCGCCCCTCCCGGCCGCATCTTCGGCCGGTACGCCCGTCCCGGCGTGCGGTTCGGCAAGCCGCTGGACTTCTCGCGCTACGAGGGCATGCAGGACGACCGCTACATCCTGCGCGCGATCACCGACGAGATCCTCTACGAGATCATGAACCTCTCCGGCCAGGAGTACGTCGACCTCTACGCCCCCGACGCCAAGAAGCGCGACAAGGAGCTGGAGCGCCAGGCGGCCAAGGAGCGCGACAAGGCCGAGGCCGACGAGGTCTGGGAAGAGATCACCGAGTAA
- a CDS encoding class II 3-deoxy-7-phosphoheptulonate synthase, producing the protein MSIPSLEELRAIGAAQQPTYPDLDARDRAVEKLGKMPPLVFAGECDSLRDKMAAVARGEAFLLQGGDCAETFEGVTAENVRNKLRVLLSMAVVLTYAASVPVVKVGRLAGQYAKPRSSDTETRDGVTLPAYRGDAVNGFDFTPEARHPDPQRLLDVYHASSATLNLARAFTTGGYADLRQMHAWNTDFVRNSPVGERYERIGDEIDRALAFMDAIGSDPDELHTVDFYSSHEALVLEYEHALTRIDSRTNLPYDVSGHFVWIGERTRQLDGAHVELLSRIANPIGVKLGPTSTADDALALYEKLNPEHVPGKVTFITRFGAEKIRDLLPTLVEKVTAAGAEVAWVTDPMHGNTFSTDNGYKTREFDAVIDEVRGFFEVHRALGTWPGGLHVELTGDDVTECLGGGMKLSAQDLEHRYETLCDPRLNRAQSLELAFLVAEMLAGRS; encoded by the coding sequence GTGAGCATTCCCAGCCTGGAAGAACTGCGTGCGATCGGCGCTGCCCAGCAGCCGACGTACCCCGACCTCGACGCGCGTGATCGTGCGGTCGAGAAGCTGGGCAAGATGCCGCCGCTGGTCTTTGCGGGTGAGTGCGACTCGCTGCGCGACAAGATGGCGGCCGTGGCCCGGGGCGAGGCGTTCCTCCTCCAGGGCGGCGACTGCGCCGAGACCTTCGAGGGCGTCACCGCCGAGAACGTCCGCAACAAGCTGCGGGTCCTGCTCTCGATGGCCGTCGTCCTGACCTACGCCGCGAGCGTTCCGGTGGTCAAGGTCGGCCGCCTCGCCGGTCAGTACGCCAAGCCGCGCTCCAGCGACACCGAGACCCGCGACGGCGTCACGCTGCCGGCGTACCGCGGCGACGCGGTCAACGGCTTCGACTTCACGCCCGAGGCGCGTCACCCCGACCCGCAGCGGCTGCTCGACGTCTACCACGCGTCCAGCGCCACCCTGAACCTCGCGCGCGCCTTCACCACCGGCGGCTACGCCGACCTGCGCCAGATGCACGCGTGGAACACCGACTTCGTGCGCAACAGCCCCGTGGGCGAGCGCTACGAGCGCATCGGCGACGAGATCGATCGCGCCCTCGCGTTCATGGACGCGATCGGCTCCGACCCCGACGAGCTGCACACGGTCGACTTCTACTCCTCGCACGAGGCCCTCGTGCTCGAGTACGAGCACGCCCTCACGCGCATCGACTCGCGCACGAACCTGCCGTACGACGTCTCGGGCCACTTCGTGTGGATCGGCGAGCGCACCCGCCAGCTGGATGGCGCCCACGTCGAGCTGCTGAGCCGCATCGCCAACCCGATCGGCGTGAAGCTCGGCCCCACGAGCACCGCCGACGACGCGCTCGCGCTCTACGAGAAGCTCAACCCCGAGCACGTGCCGGGCAAGGTCACCTTCATCACCCGCTTCGGCGCCGAGAAGATCCGCGACCTGCTGCCCACGCTCGTGGAGAAGGTCACGGCTGCGGGCGCGGAGGTCGCCTGGGTCACCGATCCCATGCACGGCAACACGTTCTCCACCGACAACGGCTACAAGACGCGCGAGTTCGACGCGGTCATCGACGAGGTCCGCGGCTTCTTCGAGGTCCACCGGGCTCTCGGCACGTGGCCGGGCGGCCTGCACGTCGAGCTCACCGGCGACGACGTCACCGAGTGCCTCGGCGGCGGGATGAAGCTGTCCGCGCAGGACCTCGAGCACCGCTACGAGACGCTGTGCGACCCGCGCCTCAACCGCGCGCAGTCGCTGGAGCTGGCGTTCCTCGTCGCCGAGATGCTCGCCGGCCGGTCCTGA
- the pknB gene encoding Stk1 family PASTA domain-containing Ser/Thr kinase, whose amino-acid sequence MTLTDDDALVGRTLDQRYVIHERIARGGMASVFRATDLRLDRIVAVKIMHPDSDLEDNPERFVREAQSAAKLNHRGIVSVYDQGVDGETIYLVMEYVPGRTLRDVLREEAPMPPRRALSYLEPVLMALSAAHDAGLIHRDIKPENVLISTTGEVKLADFGLARAISNESTFDGVLVGTVSYLAPEVITHQGADPRTDVYACGAMLFEMLTGSKPHTGDSPLAVAHLHVNEDVAAPSTLQPGIPPYLDALVSRAMTRDRGRRSPDARVLLHQLRQVQRALAACLADDPELTQDLLPGSGPTPAEFPSLDGAPADVEMTTPVTSLYDIGREQPTTTVHEPTTTFGGPLVATRPAASAVEEAPSGRRRRGPVLLLVALAALAATALLGWYLAIGRYETVPNLVSLDQAEAVKTAEAAGFTVDLGTPAYSEVVEKGAVVSTDPDAGSRLLPDEAITLVVSKGKERYEIPNIQGRTLSEAETILGSLNLRVGEVTQQFSDKIPTDGIVKSTSHKVGDRVKRDTAVDLVVSKGPKPIEIVDHTGDPADEATAELEDQGFAVRTVEQFSSTVKKGVVISQTPSAGTGVRGDTIALTVSKGPESVAVPDLRGMTEAEARAATSAVGLKLNAAKNPFSGDDARVQYQMTDAGKKVKPGSTVTVFLS is encoded by the coding sequence ATGACGCTCACGGATGACGACGCACTGGTCGGGCGCACGCTCGACCAGCGTTACGTGATCCACGAACGCATCGCCCGCGGCGGGATGGCCAGCGTGTTCCGTGCCACCGACCTGCGTCTGGACCGGATCGTCGCGGTGAAGATCATGCACCCCGACAGCGACCTCGAGGACAATCCCGAGCGCTTCGTCCGCGAGGCGCAGTCGGCCGCGAAGCTGAACCACCGCGGCATCGTCTCGGTCTACGACCAAGGGGTCGACGGCGAGACGATCTACCTCGTCATGGAGTACGTCCCGGGCCGCACCCTGCGCGACGTCCTGCGCGAGGAGGCGCCCATGCCTCCCCGGCGGGCGCTGTCCTACCTCGAGCCGGTCCTCATGGCCCTCTCGGCCGCGCACGACGCGGGCCTCATCCACCGCGACATCAAGCCCGAGAACGTCCTCATCTCCACCACGGGCGAGGTGAAGCTGGCCGACTTCGGGCTGGCCCGCGCCATCAGCAACGAGTCCACCTTCGACGGCGTCCTCGTGGGCACGGTGTCCTACCTCGCGCCGGAGGTGATCACCCACCAGGGCGCCGATCCGCGCACCGACGTCTACGCCTGCGGCGCGATGCTGTTCGAGATGCTCACCGGCTCCAAGCCGCACACCGGTGACTCGCCCCTGGCCGTGGCGCACCTGCACGTCAACGAGGACGTCGCCGCGCCGTCCACCCTGCAGCCCGGCATCCCTCCCTACCTCGACGCACTCGTCTCGCGGGCCATGACGCGCGATCGCGGTCGTCGCTCCCCCGACGCCCGGGTGCTGCTGCACCAGCTGCGCCAGGTGCAGCGCGCGCTGGCCGCGTGTCTCGCGGACGACCCCGAGCTCACCCAGGACCTGCTGCCCGGGTCCGGGCCCACGCCCGCCGAGTTCCCGTCGCTCGACGGCGCGCCCGCCGACGTCGAGATGACGACACCGGTCACCTCCCTCTACGACATCGGTCGTGAGCAGCCGACCACCACGGTCCACGAGCCCACCACCACGTTCGGCGGTCCCCTCGTCGCCACCCGCCCGGCCGCGTCGGCCGTCGAGGAGGCGCCCTCCGGCCGACGGCGCCGGGGCCCGGTCCTGCTGCTGGTGGCGCTGGCCGCGCTCGCCGCCACGGCCCTCCTCGGCTGGTACCTGGCGATCGGCCGCTACGAGACGGTGCCCAACCTCGTGTCCCTCGACCAGGCCGAGGCGGTCAAGACCGCCGAGGCCGCCGGCTTCACCGTCGACCTGGGCACCCCCGCGTACTCCGAGGTCGTCGAGAAGGGCGCGGTCGTGTCGACCGACCCCGACGCCGGCTCACGACTCCTGCCGGACGAGGCGATCACGCTGGTGGTCTCCAAGGGCAAGGAGCGGTACGAGATCCCGAACATCCAGGGCCGCACCCTGTCGGAGGCCGAGACGATCCTGGGCTCGCTGAACCTGCGGGTCGGCGAGGTCACCCAGCAGTTCAGCGACAAGATCCCGACCGACGGCATCGTGAAGTCCACCAGCCACAAGGTCGGCGACCGGGTCAAGCGCGACACCGCCGTCGACCTCGTGGTGAGCAAGGGCCCGAAGCCCATCGAGATCGTGGACCACACCGGCGACCCGGCCGACGAGGCCACCGCCGAGCTGGAGGACCAGGGCTTCGCCGTCCGCACGGTCGAGCAGTTCAGCAGCACCGTCAAGAAGGGCGTCGTGATCTCGCAGACGCCGTCCGCCGGCACCGGCGTGCGGGGCGACACGATCGCGCTCACCGTCTCCAAGGGACCCGAGTCGGTCGCCGTCCCCGACCTGCGCGGCATGACCGAGGCCGAGGCGCGCGCCGCCACCTCGGCGGTGGGCCTGAAGCTGAACGCGGCGAAGAACCCGTTCTCCGGGGACGACGCGCGCGTTCAGTACCAGATGACCGACGCCGGCAAGAAGGTCAAGCCGGGGTCGACCGTGACGGTCTTCCTGTCCTGA
- a CDS encoding polyprenyl synthetase family protein — MNSPAADPTFRTAVARQLDSFVLDQRELLTDLDPAVGDLVDAAVDFTAGGKLFRPTFCHAGWLLAGGAPADERIAAAGAAFEWLQGSALVHDDLMDGSDPRRGRPSVHRDFEARRAAAHGHGAADQFGARVAILVGDLMLSWADEHLRRAEPDARTARLWDACKSEVVSGQFLDVLAQTRDRLDVASAMHVIRFKSAKYTIERPLHVGAALAGGDDALLAQLTEVALPLGEAFQLRDDVLGVFGDPADTGKPTGDDLREGKRTVLVARTAQVCGDDRVLALLGTEDGVDELHDLIASSGALAEVESDIDRLVEQSLRAIDAIGASAAAVLEPLVDAAVRRVR; from the coding sequence GTGAACAGCCCGGCAGCCGATCCCACCTTTCGGACAGCCGTCGCCCGGCAGCTGGACTCCTTCGTCCTGGACCAGCGAGAGCTGCTGACCGATCTGGACCCCGCCGTCGGCGACCTCGTCGACGCGGCCGTGGACTTCACGGCCGGCGGCAAGCTCTTCCGGCCCACCTTCTGCCACGCCGGCTGGCTGCTCGCCGGGGGCGCTCCGGCCGACGAGCGGATCGCCGCCGCCGGGGCCGCGTTCGAGTGGCTGCAGGGCAGCGCCCTCGTCCACGACGACCTGATGGACGGATCGGACCCCCGACGGGGCCGCCCGAGCGTCCACCGCGACTTCGAGGCACGCCGCGCCGCGGCGCACGGCCACGGCGCCGCCGACCAGTTCGGTGCCCGCGTCGCGATCCTCGTCGGCGACCTGATGCTCTCCTGGGCCGACGAGCACCTCCGGCGCGCCGAGCCCGACGCCCGCACCGCCCGGCTGTGGGACGCCTGCAAGTCCGAGGTCGTGTCAGGTCAGTTCCTCGACGTGCTGGCCCAGACCCGTGACCGGCTCGACGTCGCGAGCGCGATGCACGTGATCCGCTTCAAGTCCGCCAAGTACACGATCGAGCGTCCCCTGCACGTGGGCGCCGCACTCGCCGGCGGGGACGACGCGCTGCTCGCCCAGCTCACCGAGGTGGCGCTCCCCCTCGGCGAGGCGTTCCAGCTGCGCGACGACGTGCTCGGGGTGTTCGGCGACCCGGCCGACACGGGCAAGCCCACGGGCGACGACCTCCGCGAGGGCAAGCGCACCGTGCTGGTCGCCCGCACCGCCCAGGTCTGCGGCGACGACCGCGTCCTGGCGCTGCTCGGCACCGAGGACGGCGTGGACGAGCTGCACGACCTCATCGCCTCCAGCGGCGCGCTGGCCGAGGTCGAATCGGACATCGACCGCTTGGTCGAGCAGTCCCTGCGAGCGATCGACGCGATCGGCGCGTCGGCCGCCGCGGTGCTCGAGCCGCTCGTCGACGCGGCCGTCCGACGCGTCCGCTGA
- the metF gene encoding methylenetetrahydrofolate reductase [NAD(P)H]: MPDSLDAALDDPILQALAADRPAVSFEFFPPKDDEGEAQLWRTIADLSPLEPTFVSVTYGAGGTSQDRTVRITERIAREAPMPPVGHLTLVGQTRGEIETVLKQYVASGVQHVLALRGDPVGGPRAPWEPHPDGMDHAIDLVALVHEVGGLSVGVAAFPEGHPDCSGLDADADVLVAKARAGASFAISQLFFRADDYFGLVRRVRDRGCDLPIVPGIMPILNFGQVARMAELSGAEMPREVLDQIEPIADDRAAVRAKGIELATQLCRDLLDGGAPGLHFMTLNRSPATREIFDQLRADGLV; the protein is encoded by the coding sequence ATGCCCGACTCCCTCGACGCCGCGCTCGACGACCCGATCCTGCAGGCCCTGGCCGCCGATCGGCCTGCGGTGTCGTTCGAGTTCTTCCCGCCGAAGGACGACGAGGGCGAGGCCCAGCTCTGGCGCACGATCGCCGACCTCTCGCCGTTGGAGCCCACGTTCGTCTCGGTCACGTACGGCGCGGGCGGCACGAGCCAGGACCGCACCGTGCGCATCACCGAGCGCATCGCCCGCGAGGCCCCGATGCCGCCCGTCGGGCACCTCACTCTCGTCGGCCAGACCCGCGGCGAGATCGAGACTGTGCTCAAGCAGTACGTCGCGTCGGGCGTGCAGCACGTCCTCGCCCTGCGTGGCGACCCGGTCGGCGGCCCGCGGGCTCCGTGGGAGCCGCACCCCGACGGCATGGACCACGCCATCGACCTCGTCGCCCTCGTCCACGAGGTCGGCGGCCTGTCGGTGGGAGTGGCCGCGTTCCCCGAGGGTCACCCCGACTGCAGCGGCCTCGACGCCGACGCCGACGTGCTCGTCGCCAAGGCGCGCGCCGGCGCGTCCTTCGCGATCTCCCAGCTGTTCTTCCGCGCCGACGACTACTTCGGGCTCGTGCGGCGCGTCCGTGACCGCGGCTGCGACCTGCCGATCGTCCCGGGCATCATGCCGATCCTGAACTTCGGCCAGGTCGCCCGCATGGCCGAGCTGTCCGGGGCCGAGATGCCGCGCGAGGTGCTCGACCAGATCGAGCCCATCGCCGACGACCGCGCGGCCGTCCGCGCCAAGGGCATCGAGCTCGCCACGCAGCTGTGCCGCGACCTCCTCGACGGCGGCGCCCCCGGCCTGCACTTCATGACCCTCAACCGGTCGCCCGCCACGCGCGAGATCTTCGACCAGCTCCGCGCCGACGGCCTCGTCTGA